From the bacterium genome, the window GTTGTTCTCGCCATCGGCTATGAAAATGCAATCTTTCCAGATGGCTATCCCGCTTGGAAAGCGAAAGCCATCAATTGATGCCTCCCTTCCTGCTCTTTTCTCCCCAATAGAGTAGAAGATAACCGTTCCTTTACCTCCCTCGCAAACAGCTAACTTATCCTCTTTAAGCCATAATAATCCCTGAGGCTTGCTCAAATTTTTGATTTCCACTTCCTTTCGCCAGCTTTCTTCCGTCCTTTTGAAGACGAGAACCCTATCATTTCCCGTATCGCTGATAGCGAGGAGGTCGCCGTTTGGGGAGAAAGCCACCGCTTGAGGTTGATTAAGGGGTAGGGTGAAAGCTTTAAGTTGTATAAAGAACAAAGTAATAAATAGGAAGGAAACTTTTTTCATTTTTGCCTCCGTTTTTGGGGGTGCCCCTGAAAGGGGCACCCCCAAAAAATTATTTTCAGCCGAGATACTTCTTCTTCAAGCTCTCAAGATATTCCTTCTCCTTCTTTATATCTCCCACTCTATCCGTCCCTGCTTCCCTTTCTATTATCAGCGGACCCTCATATCCTATCTCTATGAACTTCTTGATGCATTCCTCAATGTTCGCTTGCCCCTCACCTAAGATGACTTCGTGCCCAAGCTGTCCTTCCTTCTCCGGCCAGACTCCATCCTTCATATGTGTGCTTATGATATAATCCTTCAATACCTCAATGCCCTGCACGGAGAAAGCTTTTCCATAGAGAATCAGATTGGCGGTATCAAAGTTAACCTTAGCGTTCGGGTAGCCGAGCCTTTCAATGAACTCCTTCAATTCCTCTGGTGTTTCCTGCCCCGTTTCAAAAGCGAAGTATATGCCGAGCTTCTCGCAGTGGGCTACAACCTCGCCAACCGCCTTCAACATAATATCGTAGAGGGGGTCGCTTGTGTCGGAAGGGATGAAACCAACATGGGCTGCCATAGCGGGGATGCCGAGACGGGCGGTAAACTCCGCCGTCTTCTTTGCGATCTCCAATCTTTCCGGTATCTTCTCCTTGTTGGCGAAGCCAACTGTCTCCCTCACAGTTGGGATATCATCATAGCGTTCTCCGGGGAAGCCGGCGAAAACGGCAACTACCTCCAAACCGCTCTCTTCTAATTTCCTCTTCAGAAAATCCTCTTTCTCCTTATCCCCAGCGTAAGTGAAAAATGCATCTGCGCCGAGCTGGATGACGCTGAACCCCATCTCTTTGGCGAGGGAGAGCGCGGTAGGGATATCCTTCTGGGCAAGGCAGGGAAGGAAAACGCCCAAAGCCAATTTTTCCATTTTTCATCAGCCTCCTTATTTTTTTAAAAATTTTAAATAGGCGTCTTTTTTAGTAAAGAAAAATATTGCAAAAGTTTTCCGAAAGGGTAGAATAAAATAATAAAACGATTAAATTTTGTTTTGGAAAGGAGGAAAGCAGATGAAGTCGGAAGGAAGGACGAGCATTTATCCTAAAGAGCTTCGCTGTGAATACAAGGTAAACCCTTTGGGAATAGATGAGAGGGAGCCGAGATTGAGCTGGGTTTTAGAGACTCGTGATGGGACTTTGCGTGGAAGCAAGCAAACCGCTTACCAAATCCTTGTTGCGTCAAGCAAGGAGAAGTTAGAGGAAGGGGAAGCTGACCTCTGGGACAGCGGTAAGGTGGAAAGCGACCAAACTGCTCATATCGTATATAGGGGAAAAGAGCTGAAAAGCGAGATGGAGTGTTGGTGGAAGGTGAAGGTCTGGGATGAGAAGGGAGAGGTCTCCGAATGGAGCGAGCCAGCGTTTTGGACTATGGGGCTGCTGGAAAGAGAGGATTGGAAGGGGAAATGGATTGGATACGATGCTCCCTTCCAACCCTTAGAGGGTGAGCAGGAGACTGCGAAGGCAAGCCACTTTGTCGGTTCTTATTGGATTTGGTTTCCCGAAGGGGAGAAATTGGAGGAGATTCCCGCAGGGAAGCGTTTCTTCCGTAAGAAGTTTTCTATTGCATCGGGCAGGATTAAGAAAGCCATCCTCGCTATAGCGGGAGATATAAATTTCGTGGCTTATATCAATGGGAAAGAAGTGGCAAAAGCTGGAGGGGATTACAGGAATCCCTTAATTATAGATGTAGACAAGATAGAGGAAGAGGAGAATGTTCTTGCTATTGAGGGGGAGAGTACAGCGAAGGGGAAAGCGGGTTTCGTCTGTGCCTTAAGGATTGAGATGGAGGATGGTGAGGTTATTAGGGTGTTCTCGGATGGGAGTTGGAGGACGAGCAAGGATGAGAAGGAGGGTTGGCAGAATGCCAACTTTGCTGATGCACAATGGGTTCAGGCTAAGGAATTGGCTCGCTTTGGCGACGCTCCCTGGGGGTGGCTAACGAAGAGCGGGATTTTCCTGTTGCCTTCTCCTTATTTAAGGAAGGTCTTTGAGGCTAAAAAGCCGATAAGGAAGGCACATTTATATGTTAGTGCTTTGGGGATTTGCGAGGTTTATATTAATGGCAAGAGGGTGGGAAACGATTATTTCGTTCCCGGTTGGAGCGATTATAGGAAGAGAGTTTATTATAAGACCTATGATGTGAGGGAGCACTTACAATCCGGAGGAAACGCCATTGGTGTCATTTTGGCTGATGGATGGTATTCGGGTTATCTGGATATGAAGGGTAGGGGGATATATGGTTCTCATCCCAAACTCCTGCTTCAATTAAATATTGAATATGAGGACGGAAGCAGGGAGGAAATCGTCAGCGACGGAAGTTGGAAGGCTAGCTACGGAGCAATCAGGGAAGCTGATTTGTATATGGGGGAAACATATGATGCCCGTTTGGAGATTTCTAATTGGTCTGAGCCCGATTTTGATGATTCCTCCTGGGACAAGGCATCCGTTTTCAACGAGATGGAAAGAATCATTACCGCTCATCCTGGCGTTCCCGTAAGGAAGCAGATGGAACTTAAGCCGATAAGCATCAGTGAGCCTAAGCCAGGAGTTTATGTGGTTGATATGGGGCAGAATATGGTGGGATGGGTGAGGATAAAGGCTAAAGGGGAAAGGGGAAGGAAGATAGTCATTCGCTATGCGGAGATGCTTCAGCCGGACGGGATGATTTATACGGAAAATCTGAGGACCGCCCGTTGCACGGACACTTATATTAAGAAAAGCGATGGAGAAGAGATTTGGGAGCCGCGCTTCACATTCAGGGGATTCCGCTATGTGGAGGTAACAGGCTATCCTGAGAAGTTATCTGAGGAGGACATCGTCGGCGTGGTAGTTAATTCAGATATGAAAATCACGGGCGATTTCCATTGTTCGGACGAGAGGCTAAATCGCCTATTCCAAAACATCGTTTGGGGGCAAAGAGGAAATTATCTTGAGGTTCCCACTGATTGCCCTCAGAGGGATGAGAGGTTGGGGTGGACGGGAGATGCACAAATTTTCCTCCGCACGGCAACCTATAATATGGATGTCGCAGCCTTCATCACTAAATGGCTTATTGACCTCGTGGATTCCCAGAATGAAGAGGGAGCATTTGCCCATGTAGCACCCGATATAGGGTTGGGTAACGACTCCCCCGCTTGGATTGATGCGGGGATAATATGTCCCTATATTCTCTATAAAGTTTATGGCGATAAGAGAATTTTGGAGAGGAACTATTCCTCAATGGTTCGTTATATAGAATATCTGAAAAAGAACAGCGATGGCTATCTTCGTCCTGCAATCGGATTTGGAGACTGGTTGAGCGTAAATGCGGATACGCCAAAGGATTTGATTGCCACTGCTTATTTCGCTTATGTTGTCTCCCTTATGGCGGAGATAGCGGAGGTTATGGGCAAGGATAAGGATGCACAGGATTACAAGCAACTTTTTAACGACATCAAGACAGCATTTAACAAGGCATATGTATTTGATGATGGGAGGATAAAGGGAGAGACACAAACCGCCTACTTGTTGGCTTTGGATTTTGATTTGCTGCCGGAGGAGAAGATTCCCCTTGCTGTCAAGCATTTGGTTGAGGATATAAAGAGGAGAGACGACCATCTATCAACCGGTTTCTTGGGAGCAAAGCCTCTCCTCCCCATTTTAACCCGTTATGGCTATGTTGATTTAGCCTATACCCTCCTATTGCAGGATACATTCCCCTCTTGGCTATATATGGTTAAACAGGGAGCAACGACCATTTGGGAGAGGTGGGATGGTTGGACGGAGGAGAAGGGATTTCAGGACCCAGGAATGAATTCCTTCAATCACTATGCCTTTGGCTCGGTTGGGGAATGGATGTTCGCTATGATGGCGGGAATAGATTTGGAGGAGCCTGGTTATAAGAAGATAAAGATAGAACCCCATCCTGACCCAAAGGGGAGAATCAAATTCGTGAGGGCGCAATATGAATCCATAAGCGGTTTGATTAAGGTTGAGTGGAGCAAGGACGAAGAAGGGATGGCTTTATCGGTTTCGATACCGCCGAATACCACTGCTAAAATTTACCTTCCTGTAGAGGAAGGTATGGAGATTTGGGAGAACGGTCAGCCGCCTGAGGAGAGGGAAGGGATAAGGTTCTTGAGGAAGGAAGGGAATAGAATGATTTACGAGGTCGTTTCCGGTGAATATCTATTTCAAGTTGAGAAGGAGGTGGAGGTTTAAGGCGCCTCTATCTATTTAATCTCCAAGCTTTTCTTTTCCTGAACTTTTCTTTGAACAGATTCTTTATCCTTCCTTCCTCTTCGAGGTGCATCATACAGGCTCTTATGCAGCCTCTTGCACCCTCAATTGCCCCTAAGTGATGGAAAACATAAAGAGAAGAGGCATTGTAAGGAATGCTCTGTAGAGCTTGGAACTCAGGGCGGGCATAGCCCGCTCCCTTGCCATCTATTTTCTCAAAATCTATTTCCATAAAGTTTGGAGGGATAAAGGGGTTGAATTCTTTATTTCCTCCCGTATAGGCAAGCATGCATCTCTCCTCGTTTAGTTCTCCCCAGACGAATTCTCTACCAGCGATTTTAATTCTTACCACTTTTTCTTTGCTTATTGCTTTTCCCGAACACTCTTGAACGCAAAGCATACACCTGTCACATATAGACGGACCCTCATATATAGGGTCGGGTTCCAGCGGAGCATCCGTTAATAAAAAGGCAAGACGTTGTCGTGGACCGAATTCAGGGGAAAGGAATAGCTTGCTATATCCTATCTCTCCCATACCACAAATAACGGCAGCGATGCGGAAGTGGAGGAGGACATCCGGGGCAGGTCTATCTGGGGAAACCGCCGCGCTGATATTTGTTGGCTTCCCACGCAGGATTTCCACTGATGAACCTATTACCATGTTTTGTATAGGGATGGCTTCGTAGCCCTCGTCCTCAATCATACAAGCAACTTGTCTTAATACATTAGGGGCATACACGAGGTTGATATGGGCGTAGCCCATAGATGGGTAAGCGGCGAAATATGTTCCCTCCTCAATTCCCCGTAGGCTGCCTCGCAGAATGCGAAAGCCAAAGCCTATTATCGCCTTTGCCTCTGGGAAGATATATCTCGGGTCCATTTCCTTGGGCGCTCCCTCAAATCTATCCATTGAGCCTATACCAACAATATCCGCTCCGCATTTCTTCGCATACTCCTTAACCTTTTCTGCCGTTAACATAATCATCCCTCCTTAATTTTCAATCTTTACTATGCAGTTATGTCAAGCTTTTCCAGTTTTATCTCGTTTACCAGTTCCTGACCATTAAGAAATCTCTCTATTTCCTCAAGACAGAACCTTCCCATATCTTTTAAACCGCTCCTCACACAGCCTGCTATATGAGGGGATATAACGACATTCCTCAATTTCCTCAATTTACTATTGGGAGGAAGCGGCTCATTGGGGTCGGTTACATCAAGAATGGCGAAAATTCTCTCCTTCTCCAATTCTTCGGTTAAAGCTTCCCATTGGATTATTCCTCCCCTCGCCGTATTGATGAAGACGCTCCCATCCCTCATTGCCTTGAAGAAATCCTTTCCTATCATCCCTTTTGTCTCCTCCGTTAAGGGGGCGCAGAGGCAGATAATATCGCATTTTCGGGCAAGTGCGAGCAATTCGTCAACCTTCTTCCCTCCGAGTTTCTCTATTTCCTCTGCTTTCCAATAGGGGTCATAGACGAAGATATTTTTCGTAAACTCCTTGAGAAAAGATAATGTGTACCTTCCCACCCACGACATAGAGATTATGCCTATATTCAAATGGCGAACCTCATCGGTGTAATTCCAAAGAAACTCATTATCCCTCCAACCTCCGCTGTTTTTAATGTGTTCATCCCACCAGAAGATTTTCTTGGCTGAGAGGAGGATGTAGGCTAAATTTGTCGTCGCCACACATCTCGCTTGAACATTTGACGCGGAGCTCACCCTTATCCCTTTTCCCATCAGATTTCTATCCACATAAGGTTTTATCGTTCCCGCAGCATGAAAAACGAACTTCAGATTCGGAGCGATTTGGAGAATTTCCTCCTTAAGCATGGGGGAGCCCCAGCTCGTTATGACGATTGTGGCTCCCTCAAGGAATTCTCTTATATCTTCACCCTCCCATCTCTCTAATTTCCCGAATTCCCCCAATTTCTTTAAGACTTCATCCTCAAAGATTTGGTGAGCCAATTCTTTTTTAACCAAGAGTTTTATTCTCTCCATTGCAATATCTCCTCCATTCTAAACCCGAAGCCATGACCTCTTATGCTCTCAAGATTCAGAAAGCCGTTTTTCCTTCGGAAGATTCCCGGATGAACCTTTGCCTCAGCGAGGGAAGCGCTGGGGAAATACTGGCAGGAATTGGATTCCAAGCCTTTAAGGGGGTAGCTTCTTCCCGCGAAACCCGCGGAATGAACGAGGGAGATAGCGGGATTCGTCAAATCCGGAATAACATAGGGGATTCCTTCCTTTTTAGCCTTTGATATGAAGATGAGCGCCTTTGAATGGCACTTGCAGGTCTTAACCGCTATTCCGCTCCAGCCGAGTTCTATAGCTAATAGAAAATCCTCCAAGCTTGTCAGGCTTTCATCTATGAAAACCGGCTTAAGGCTTGCCAATTTCCTCATATCATATTTATGCAATCTTAAATCCCGCTCCGTTGGTTGCTCAACGAAGAGTAGCTCATCGTAGGCGAGGGGATTTCTTTCCTTTATTTTCTCCAAGAGCTCTATGATATATTCTGGGGACTCGCATTGTTCGTTCGTATCTATAGAGAAGTAAAATCGCTTTGCCCTTTTATTCGCCTCGTGAGCGATATGGAAGACATCCAAATATCTCCCGAGGTCCCAAGCCAGGTCATTTCCCTTTAGTTTCACTTTCAAGCAGAATAAACCATCCCTCTTTACCCATCCCTCAAGGGAATTGGGAAGCCCATCTTGAGGGTCTGTTTCATCCACTTCTTTCTCCCTCAATTTATCCAATCCTCCAACGAGGTGGAAAACGGGTACTTTTTTCAAATATCTCTTCCTGATGAACATAGAGGGATATTTCCCTTTGAAATCCTTCCCCAGCCATTGTGAAAGGTCTCTATTCATAAAGTTCTCATCGTAGCCGTCGTAGGAGGAAATCTCGTTCACATTGCCGAAGGCATCGTGGATAGCACAGTCAACTGGTGAGGCGCTGACGAGGACAGCGAGATAGGGAAATTCTTTAGGGAAAGAGTATTTTTCATCTATTTCTTTGCTGATTTTTCCCAGTTCGGGCTCCAAATCCATAAAAATCTCAATCGGATGGGCGTATTCTTGATACTCGGTGACGAGCTTGCAAAATCGTTCCACCACTTCTCTCATTGCTTTATCCTTGAGCTCTAAATCTACCTCTGGGTCGGGGAAAGCCCAAACTGTGCTGAGAAACATTCCCCCATCGCCCCACGCAACCTTCCCCTTTCTGTTCTCCACTTTAACCCTGATATGGCAGTAGGTCGTCTCCCGCATAACAACTGCCCCGAATTTCAAAGGATATCTTGGTTTTTCCACACGGAAAATCGGAATTGCCTCCAGAACTTTTATATCGCTATCCTTCAATTACCTTCCTCCCTTTGAATTTTTTCCTTTAATATATGGGGTCTATTCGTTGTTAGGAACTGAACGCCGAAGGTGAGGCATCTTTTCAGGTCCTCCTCTGAATCAGGAGTCCAGGCATTTACCACAAAGCCACGGCTGACCAATTCCTTAACGATTCTCTTATCTAGTTGATGGAATTCTATGGAAAGTTGGCGGATGCCGAATTTTATGAGCGAATCTAAATCCTTCGGCATGCGGGAACTTATTAATGCAGTGCTGATTTCCCCGCATAGGTTCCGCACTTGCTTTATATATTCAAGGTTGAAGGAACCAACAACGATTCGCTTTTCCATTTTGAAATCCTTTATCAGGGAGACGAGGTCAGGGACATTGCACTCTTTTATTTCAATAAAGATTCCAATCCTATTTCCTACTCTTTGGAAGACATCGCTCAAAAGGGGGATTTTCTCCCCTGGGTAGCCCTTCCAGCTTCCCGCATCCCATTTGAGCAACTCGCTATAATCCATCTCTTTTATGTATCCGCATCCAGTGGTTGTCCTATCAATCGTGGCGTCGTGGCAGACGACTATATTGCCATCTTTTGCTTGATGGATATCCAGCTCAAGGAAATCTGCCCCGATTTCAATCGCTTTTTCAAAGGCAAGCAATGTGTTTTCCGGATATATACCTGAAAAACCGCGGTGGGCGACGATTATAACATTCATAAGGGAAATTACCTTTTTATCCTACTAAATACCTCTTTGACAGCGTAATAAGCTTTTTTGGGTTTCAAAGGGTAGGCAATTATGGCGTCGGAGATTTGAGGCCAGCAGTCGCAGACATTCCAGAGGAGGATTCCTCCACAATGGGGAAGGCTGGCGTAATGCTCAACCCAGGTAACATAGGCTTTAGCCTGCAACTCCTGAGTTACCTCAATGAATTCATCTAAGCTCTTTGGCTCTGGGAGATTGTTTTCCTTTATGGAGTTGAAGAGGCTCTGGATGCGGAATTTCCATCCAACCCTTACGGTGTCGGAAGCGTGATAGAACCAGTATTCGTTGAAGGGGGGCCACAACTTTTCCTCTGGAATGAAAGACAGGAGGACCTCCTTATCGGGGACGGAAATGTGTCCTATCTCGCTGACGAACCTGCTCTCGTCTTTCATATAGAAATCTGATAGGTAGCTTGTGCCGTGGGCCCAGCGATGGCTATCTCCCTCTGTGGAGTTATTCGGGTCATCACCAGAGGGGGAAAATGGGCTATCCGGGATGAAGGGCGTTTCTGGGTTAAGTTTTTTACAAACTTTTTGAAGGACTTCCCTACTCAGTCTGTGTTTTACATAGTCTTTTCCTACCTGCCAATAGCGGAAGGCGTCGTTCTCGTTGCCTCCGCTCCAAAGGGCAAGACAGGGATGACGACGCAATCTTTTCACTATATATTCAGCCTCTTTTTCCACTTCCCTCAAGAATTCGTTGTTTTGGGGATAGTTGCCGCAGGCGAACATAAAGTCCTGCCAGACGAGGATGCCGAACCTATCGCAAATGTCATAGAAAATCTCCGGCTCATAGATTCCACCTCCCCATACCCTCAGCATATTCGCATTTGCTTCCTTTACCAGCCTTAAAACCTCCTTGTATCGCTCGTTCGTTATTCTCGCGGGAAATGCATCAAGGGGAGTCCAATTGAAGCCTTTAGCGAAGAATTCTTTGCCATTCAATTTGAAGTAGAAGGAAGAACCGCCCTGAGGAAGAGGTTCCTGAATCAATTCCACCTTTCGTATTCCAAAGTTTCCCCTCCATTCGTCCAATATTTCTGCGTCCTTGCCGAGGCGAAGGCGATAGGAATATAGGTGAGGTTCGCCCAAGCCGTTAGCCCACCATAGCTTGGGATTCCTTATGGGAAATTCAAAAGTAACTGAGTGGTCGTAATCCGAAGGAAAGATTTTTTGCGATATCTCCAAAATCCTCCCACCTTGCCCATCAATTGGTCCCTCAAATATCTCAAGAGAGACATCGGCTCCCGAGGGTATCCCTCTCAACCACTCTATCTGTAGCTCGCCTTTGAGGAAGGCTTCCTTCTCTTCTATATTAAGGCTTGTTAGCCAGAAATCCGCTATCCTTCCCATACGATAAATCTCTAATCTAACGGGTCGCCAGATTCCCAAGCTTATCAGGCGGGGAGCGATATCCCATCCATAATTGAACTGCGCCTTCCGGGTGAAGAGACGGGGGAGGTTCCAGTCGCTAACTGATGAGTTATCGCTGTTAATATCAACAGAGAAAATTGGGGAAGCTATTTTCACCGCCAATTTCACAGGCTCTCCGTTTTCGGCTTGGGAGGTTATGTCCACCTCCACCGGGGTGAACATATTCTTATTGGATTGGACTTTTTTACCATTTATATAAATTGTCGCAAATGTATCTATGCCCTCAAAGACGATATGGGCTACCTGGTCGGCGGTGATTTTTGGGGGTGTGAAATCTAGCCGATACCACCAATCTTTTTCCTCTACCCATCGCCAGAGGTCGGCGTTGAGACCGTAAAAGGGCTCAGGACCTTCTCCTGCTTTTAAAAGGTCCAAATGGACATCGCCGGGCACGGAAGCCGGCAGCCACCCATCAGTTCCACCCAGTAGCAAGCTATTTAAGTTTTGCTCGTCTCTAAAGGAGCGCCAAGTTAGGCGCCACCCTTCATCTAAAACGATAACTTGTTTCATAAACTAGAACCTCCCTCATCAAGCAAAATTCACCATTATTTTACGGGAAACACTTGATTAATTGCAAGGAATTTTTATACAATATTAAAAATGAGATATACTTTCCTGATAGGTCTCTGCGTCCTATGTCTTTACGTGTTGCCTGCCAGTTTACTGAGTGGTAGCAAGATAGGTATTCATCTAATAGGGAGATACACACAAGGGGCAAAGGAAATAATTCACGCTGGACCCAGGGTAATAAAAGTATTAGACCCCCAGGCAAATAGCGAGATGAGAGAAGCCGTGAAAAACTACAAATCCCGCTATCCAAAGGGAATAGTTGTTATGCGAGTTTGGGAAAGGACGCCGGAGGTGCATTATTCTCTTCAGGATGACCCGGTTGCGAGCGCTGAGGATTTCTGGCAGAGGGTCTTGGAGCCCGCAATTGAAAAGTTGAGCGTAGAGGAGAGAAAAATGATAGATTATCTTGAGGGTCCAAATGAGGGTGAGAATACGCCGACCTGGGAGAGCGTTGAAAGCGCTCGTTGGTTTGGAAGGTTTTGGGAAAGGCTGGCTGAGAGGATTGGGAAGGCGGGATTTCGTCCCTGTGTGGGAAGCATTGCAGTTGGGAACCCTTCCGGAACTCTTGAGGAGATATGTGCTAAATTGGAGGCTTTCCTTCCCGCTTTGCGCGCCGCCAAACGCTACAAGGGTGCTTGGAGCTATCATGCTTACTCCCTTGAATATTCAACTGATATAAATGTTGAGAAGTGGTATTCTTTGAGATATCGGATTTTTTACGAATTTTTGCGTAAAAAACACCCAGATTTGGCTGACCTCCCTATAATACTCACAGAGGGAGGGATAGATAAAGCGGGGAACCCTCAGACCGATGGTTGGCAAGCGAGGGGAAGCAGGGAGAGATATCAAGCATGGTTGAAGTGGTTTGATAGGGAGCTGAGGAAAGATAAACAGGTTTTAGGTGTAACGCTTTTCCAAATCGGCAATCCCGAGGGGTGGAGTTCCTTTGACTTGGAGCCCATAGCTTTCTGGTTAGCGGATTATCTGAAAACCGTGAGGGCAAGGTGGTAAGGTAATGAGGACGAGGGTGAAAGGATTAACGCTTATTGAAGTGATGGTTGTTATTTTAATAATTAGCGTCTTATTAGTGATTGCTTTCCCCAATTGGATGACGGTGAGGGAAAACGCTCGCTTGAGAGCTTGTGCCGCAAATATGAAGAAGATAGAGACCGCTTTGGAGCAGTATGCTATTGACCATAGACTCTCGGGATATGACCCTCTACCGAATGTTGACCAACTTTTCTTGGATGGTTATTTCAAAACACTCCCTATTTGCCCATCGGGTGGCAATTATACAATTGAGGGGAATATAACGAGCTACGAGATAAAATGCGATGAGCACGGGAAGCTAACCGATTTGGCAGGGAATCTCTGATTCACCCTGGCTTTATGCGTGGGAAACAACTTGGTATAATCATTAATGATATAAATTTGTAGAAACGGAGGATGGTTATGAGCTACAAAGGCGAAAGAGTAAAAGTTGCTAAAGGCTCCACCGCGTTAGTTGCTGGAGGGGCTTTTATGATAACTTTGACGGGAATTGCGATAAACTCAGCGAAAATAACGATTGGCGCCGTAGGGCGTCCAAATCAATATGCGGAAATAAACCTCGGGGAATTTATCCACTATGATGCTGGAGAGGCGGGAGAATATGAGATAAGGTTGCTCTCCGTTAACCTCGCTTATGAAGAAGCAGCTGAATTCTTAATCAGCAAGATAAAATGAAATCAGAAGGAAGGTGATATGCCATGGGGAGGAATTTATCAATCCCTCTTATTGTTCTTCTTTCTTGTTTCATAGGCTTCTCCTTTACCTATAAAGAGGATTTCTCCCGCTATAAGGAGGGAAGCGACGGCTCTCCAGAATGGTATAGCTCCTCCATAAATTGGCGTATAGAGAAAGGTGTAATGTTAAATGATAGCTCGGGAAGGCTAATACTTGAGAAATCTCCATATGGGAGGGTTTTAACGCTCTCAGCGACAGTGATGGTTAAGGAGAAGAAGGTGGCTGGCTGGAAGGTAGCGGGAATAACCATCTACTTAGATGCGGAGCACTTTTGGCATCTTGCCTTAGTTGAGGCACCCGAGGATATGGGGAGCAGGCATTTTGCCGAGCTCGGGCAAATGCTTGATGGCGAATGGCCTACTCAGGGGAGATTGAAGATGATTGAAAACATAAACTTTGAGAACTTTCCATGGGAATACAATAAGCCCTATCGTTTGGAGATAAGGTTAATGGAAGACAGAATTGAAGGTTCAATATACGATATGAAGGGAAATCTGCTCGCAAGGCAGGTTTTTTCCCTTGAAAATCAAAAGGCGGTTAAGTTTGGTAAAGTCGGGCTGACAAACAGCGGATTTCTCACCGCCTTTGATGATGTGGAGGTGAATATTATGAAAGAGGAAAGCTATATTCCTCCCAAGCCAGTTTATCCTCCCTACAAAGGGAAAGGATGGAAAGAGATAAGGGCTGAAGCAAAGGGATTTTTCTACACTAAAGAGATAAATGGTATCTGGTGGTTGATTGAC encodes:
- a CDS encoding glycerophosphodiester phosphodiesterase — encoded protein: MNVIIVAHRGFSGIYPENTLLAFEKAIEIGADFLELDIHQAKDGNIVVCHDATIDRTTTGCGYIKEMDYSELLKWDAGSWKGYPGEKIPLLSDVFQRVGNRIGIFIEIKECNVPDLVSLIKDFKMEKRIVVGSFNLEYIKQVRNLCGEISTALISSRMPKDLDSLIKFGIRQLSIEFHQLDKRIVKELVSRGFVVNAWTPDSEEDLKRCLTFGVQFLTTNRPHILKEKIQREEGN
- a CDS encoding prepilin-type N-terminal cleavage/methylation domain-containing protein, translating into MRTRVKGLTLIEVMVVILIISVLLVIAFPNWMTVRENARLRACAANMKKIETALEQYAIDHRLSGYDPLPNVDQLFLDGYFKTLPICPSGGNYTIEGNITSYEIKCDEHGKLTDLAGNL